Proteins from one Pontibacter korlensis genomic window:
- the wrbA gene encoding NAD(P)H:quinone oxidoreductase type IV — MANVNLAVIYYSSTGTNYQLSQWAAEAAKEAGAEVRIRKVKELAPESAIEQNQAWKEHVEATKDVPVASHDDLEWADAIIFSAPTRYGNLPAQMKEFIDGTGGLWFHGKLANKVVSAMTSAQNPHGGQEATILALYTTMYHWGAIVVAPGYTDQVLFPAGGNPYGVSVTAGGEGLKPEAREAVFHQARRTVTVAQWVKQGLQS; from the coding sequence ATGGCAAATGTAAATCTGGCAGTAATTTACTACAGTTCAACAGGAACAAACTATCAGCTCTCTCAGTGGGCTGCAGAAGCCGCCAAAGAGGCCGGTGCAGAAGTCAGAATAAGAAAAGTAAAGGAATTGGCACCTGAGTCTGCTATTGAGCAAAACCAGGCATGGAAGGAGCATGTTGAGGCTACTAAAGATGTACCGGTTGCGTCGCACGATGACCTGGAGTGGGCAGACGCGATCATCTTTAGTGCACCTACCCGTTACGGTAACCTGCCAGCCCAAATGAAGGAGTTTATCGATGGTACAGGTGGCTTGTGGTTCCATGGCAAATTGGCTAACAAAGTTGTTAGCGCCATGACGAGCGCACAGAACCCACATGGAGGCCAGGAGGCAACCATACTTGCCCTCTACACCACCATGTATCACTGGGGAGCTATTGTGGTAGCGCCAGGTTATACGGATCAGGTGCTTTTCCCGGCAGGTGGTAACCCATATGGTGTGAGCGTTACTGCAGGTGGGGAGGGGCTAAAACCAGAAGCCCGTGAGGCCGTGTTCCACCAGGCACGACGTACTGTTACTGTAGCCCAGTGGGTTAAACAAGGGCTACAATCATAA
- a CDS encoding GNAT family N-acetyltransferase: protein MDNVKYIPNDKDVFAIEENGERIAEMIVSIANKEMSVYHTEVKKELEGQGIGTKLIEAMTDYARSKKLSVIPYCPFVKKSFKNNPDKYADISIIENKGFSSPG from the coding sequence ATGGATAACGTTAAGTATATACCCAACGACAAAGATGTGTTTGCTATCGAGGAGAACGGTGAACGCATTGCCGAGATGATTGTGAGTATAGCCAACAAGGAGATGTCGGTTTACCACACGGAGGTTAAGAAGGAACTAGAGGGCCAGGGGATTGGCACAAAATTAATCGAGGCAATGACTGATTACGCCAGGTCCAAAAAGCTAAGCGTGATTCCATACTGCCCTTTTGTGAAGAAGAGCTTTAAAAACAACCCGGACAAGTATGCCGATATATCTATTATAGAGAACAAAGGCTTCAGCAGCCCAGGCTAA
- a CDS encoding amylo-alpha-1,6-glucosidase: protein MSILSKGVQPDEQVLSDEEIRAGVREVLYKNMISGRKAGFNYHYTKPSPGTYPFQYFWDTCFHVFTLTALGEVDMAKKHLHSLFEMQRPDGFVGHMSYWKRLWPAPFTDLLQLRPRDVLQLYKPHMSALIQPPVAAQAVLRIYQHSQDFSFVKQLLPKLRKYYKWLAQNRDFEGEGLLSIITPFESGMDWKASYDPLLKYSKGKAGPLLFWKVLQVDAHNFLKGYNLPRIYKSNKFVVKDAAFNTIYAQNLEAMAALCRIAGEGDGGHFMELAKQTERSILRYMYEEEDAAFYDLYGPHFKKLRVRTGTIFFPVVLKSVPDEVCRRVLERHLLQKDGFHVPFPVPSLAVDEPAFNPNGSLYIWRGPTWVVFNWFLQGYLLEKGYQQEAQELLNSVKRLISKSGFREYYDPFTGEGHGAEEFTWSGLVVDMINRQRNGFENG, encoded by the coding sequence ATGAGTATATTAAGTAAAGGTGTGCAGCCTGATGAGCAGGTGCTTTCAGATGAGGAGATAAGAGCGGGTGTGCGGGAGGTACTTTACAAGAATATGATCAGTGGCAGGAAAGCAGGCTTTAACTATCATTACACCAAACCTTCTCCTGGTACTTATCCCTTTCAATATTTCTGGGACACCTGCTTTCATGTCTTTACCCTCACCGCCCTGGGTGAGGTGGACATGGCGAAAAAGCACCTACACAGCCTATTCGAGATGCAGCGTCCGGATGGTTTTGTAGGGCATATGAGTTACTGGAAGCGCTTGTGGCCTGCACCTTTTACTGATTTGCTGCAGCTCAGGCCCCGTGATGTGCTGCAACTATATAAGCCCCACATGTCTGCCCTGATCCAGCCCCCTGTTGCGGCCCAGGCCGTGCTTCGGATTTACCAGCACAGCCAGGATTTCTCTTTTGTAAAACAGCTGCTGCCAAAACTGAGAAAGTACTACAAATGGCTGGCGCAGAACCGTGATTTCGAGGGCGAGGGACTGCTTTCTATCATCACACCGTTTGAGTCAGGTATGGACTGGAAGGCGAGCTACGATCCTTTGCTAAAGTATAGCAAGGGCAAGGCAGGTCCGCTGCTTTTCTGGAAAGTGCTGCAGGTAGATGCGCACAACTTCCTGAAAGGATATAACCTGCCCCGCATCTACAAGAGCAATAAGTTTGTAGTGAAGGATGCTGCCTTCAACACCATTTATGCGCAAAACCTTGAGGCCATGGCAGCACTGTGCCGGATAGCGGGAGAGGGAGATGGTGGTCATTTTATGGAGCTGGCAAAGCAGACGGAGAGGAGTATACTTCGCTATATGTACGAAGAGGAGGATGCTGCTTTCTATGACCTGTACGGGCCTCATTTCAAGAAGCTGCGGGTTCGAACTGGTACTATCTTTTTCCCGGTTGTGCTTAAAAGTGTGCCGGATGAAGTGTGCCGGAGGGTGCTGGAAAGGCACCTGCTGCAGAAGGACGGCTTTCACGTGCCATTTCCTGTTCCGTCACTTGCTGTAGATGAACCAGCTTTCAACCCCAACGGGTCGCTCTATATCTGGCGTGGGCCAACCTGGGTGGTGTTCAATTGGTTTCTGCAAGGGTACCTGTTAGAAAAGGGCTATCAGCAGGAAGCGCAGGAGCTATTGAATAGTGTTAAAAGGCTGATCAGCAAGAGTGGTTTCAGAGAATACTATGATCCGTTTACCGGCGAGGGACATGGGGCAGAGGAATTCACCTGGTCGGGCCTGGTGGTAGATATGATCAACCGCCAACGCAATGGGTTTGAAAATGGCTAA
- a CDS encoding vitamin K epoxide reductase family protein yields the protein MVDKNENKQESGEEMQGGGMGMRGVTRPMAEKEVREHNKKMHGEGKQQHEGHQHKKEEHHNMMMSEDMREKMLHMHHMQTLWVYWMIIILGVWVLLSPLTFDYGIGTVQPSGGRSVWLSLEQRISFMKWSDIISGTLLIFFGWRGLTPNRPISIWICCFIGVWLTMAPIVFWSPTAVAYLNDTMVGALLIALTILIPGMPNMIMYMKMGPDTPPGWSYNPSSWPQRWIMMVLGFMGWVVSRYLAAFQLGYIDSAWDPFFGEQSEQVLNSAMSHSMPISDAGLGALAYTFEFLMGWMGAPSRWRTMPWMVAFFGILVIPLGLVHIFLVISQPVVVGAWCTFCLLAALIMIPMIPLEVDEVIAMGQFMKKKMKQGESFWKIFWKGDTIESDEKDEAPEMMKFPQKPGAVYSASIWGISFPWTLSLAMLLGVALIAAPGVFGVGIKETVADVFHLSGSLIVVVAIFSMGEPLRICRYINILPGLAVAVAPWFLSNSPIGLSITGVVIGLAVAALSFPLGPKTQRYAGWDEYIK from the coding sequence ATGGTAGACAAAAATGAAAATAAACAGGAAAGCGGTGAAGAAATGCAGGGCGGTGGTATGGGCATGCGCGGCGTAACCAGACCCATGGCCGAAAAGGAGGTGCGGGAGCACAACAAAAAAATGCATGGGGAGGGCAAGCAGCAGCATGAGGGGCATCAGCATAAAAAAGAAGAGCACCATAACATGATGATGTCGGAGGACATGCGCGAAAAAATGCTGCACATGCACCATATGCAAACGCTGTGGGTGTATTGGATGATCATCATCCTGGGGGTCTGGGTGCTTCTCTCTCCGCTCACCTTCGACTACGGCATTGGAACTGTGCAGCCATCTGGCGGCAGAAGCGTGTGGCTTTCCCTGGAGCAGCGTATTTCCTTCATGAAGTGGAGCGACATTATCAGCGGTACTTTGCTTATTTTCTTCGGCTGGCGAGGCCTTACACCTAACCGGCCCATCAGTATCTGGATCTGTTGCTTTATCGGTGTCTGGCTCACCATGGCGCCTATTGTTTTCTGGTCTCCTACGGCAGTTGCTTACCTCAATGATACCATGGTAGGAGCGCTCTTGATTGCTCTAACCATACTTATACCCGGTATGCCCAACATGATCATGTACATGAAAATGGGCCCCGACACACCTCCGGGCTGGAGCTATAATCCCTCCAGCTGGCCGCAGCGCTGGATCATGATGGTGCTGGGCTTTATGGGTTGGGTGGTATCGCGGTACCTGGCAGCTTTTCAACTGGGTTATATTGATTCCGCCTGGGACCCTTTCTTTGGGGAGCAAAGCGAGCAGGTGCTTAACTCTGCCATGTCGCATTCCATGCCCATCTCTGATGCGGGACTGGGCGCACTGGCTTATACTTTCGAGTTCCTGATGGGCTGGATGGGAGCACCCTCACGGTGGCGCACCATGCCGTGGATGGTAGCCTTTTTCGGCATACTTGTCATTCCCCTGGGGCTGGTACACATCTTCCTGGTCATCAGTCAGCCGGTGGTGGTAGGAGCCTGGTGTACCTTCTGCCTTCTGGCTGCCCTGATCATGATCCCGATGATCCCGCTAGAAGTGGATGAGGTGATTGCCATGGGGCAGTTCATGAAGAAGAAAATGAAGCAGGGTGAAAGCTTCTGGAAAATCTTCTGGAAGGGCGACACTATTGAGAGCGATGAAAAAGATGAGGCTCCTGAAATGATGAAGTTTCCGCAGAAGCCGGGGGCGGTGTACAGCGCCTCTATCTGGGGAATCAGCTTCCCCTGGACATTGTCTCTCGCCATGCTTTTAGGAGTTGCCCTGATAGCTGCACCGGGTGTGTTTGGAGTAGGTATAAAAGAGACAGTGGCCGATGTTTTTCATTTAAGCGGCTCACTGATTGTGGTGGTGGCAATCTTCAGCATGGGAGAGCCACTGCGCATCTGCCGCTACATCAATATTTTACCAGGCTTGGCCGTGGCTGTCGCGCCATGGTTCCTGAGCAACAGCCCTATAGGATTGAGTATAACTGGTGTGGTGATAGGTTTGGCCGTGGCAGCCTTGTCTTTCCCACTAGGTCCTAAAACACAGCGTTACGCCGGTTGGGATGAGTATATTAAGTAA
- a CDS encoding NAD-dependent succinate-semialdehyde dehydrogenase, translating to MEQQNLIKTEAYVNGQWVKAASGKMLEVTNPATGEVIASLPDMNREDVRKAIDAADAAWPAYRDMTAKERAAILRKWFDLIMENKEELARIVTIESGKVMAESLGEVNYGASFVEWFAEEAKRAYGDVIPPHTKDRRLVVIKQSVGVAAAITPWNFPLAMITRKVGPALAAGCPVVIKPPVETPLTALALNELAERAGFPPGVYNTITTSDSSEIGKELCENPKVRKLSFTGSTPVGKILMSQSASTLKKLSLELGGNAPFIVFDDADIDEAVKGAVVSKYRHNGQTCVCVNRILVQDSVYDQFVEKFTKAVQELKTGDVLDTDVQVGPLINEKGLKKVKEHIRDAVDKGAKVMTGGESIEGLFFQPTVLAEATPDMIIAREEVFGPVAPVFRFSTDEEAIQMANDTEYGLASYFYSKDVNRCWRVAEALEYGMVGINEGLISTEVAPFGGIKESGFGREGSKYGLDYFMEIKYMCFGGVNK from the coding sequence ATGGAACAGCAAAACTTGATAAAAACAGAAGCATACGTAAACGGGCAGTGGGTAAAAGCTGCAAGTGGAAAAATGCTTGAGGTTACAAATCCTGCCACAGGTGAAGTTATTGCTTCGCTACCGGACATGAACCGAGAAGATGTGCGTAAAGCTATTGATGCGGCTGATGCTGCCTGGCCAGCTTACCGCGACATGACAGCAAAAGAAAGAGCTGCCATCCTGAGGAAATGGTTTGACCTGATCATGGAGAACAAGGAAGAGCTTGCACGCATCGTGACCATAGAATCTGGTAAGGTGATGGCAGAAAGCTTGGGCGAGGTGAACTACGGGGCCTCTTTTGTGGAGTGGTTCGCTGAGGAGGCGAAACGTGCTTATGGCGATGTGATACCTCCGCATACCAAAGACAGGAGACTGGTGGTAATCAAACAATCCGTAGGCGTGGCAGCAGCTATCACTCCGTGGAATTTTCCGCTGGCTATGATCACCCGCAAAGTTGGTCCTGCACTGGCTGCCGGATGCCCTGTTGTTATCAAGCCTCCTGTTGAAACACCTCTAACTGCCCTGGCGCTAAACGAACTGGCCGAGAGGGCGGGTTTTCCTCCAGGAGTGTATAATACCATTACCACTTCGGACAGCAGTGAGATAGGCAAAGAGCTTTGCGAAAACCCTAAAGTGCGTAAACTCTCTTTCACGGGCTCTACCCCTGTTGGTAAGATTCTGATGAGCCAGAGTGCCTCTACTTTAAAAAAGCTTTCGTTGGAGCTAGGAGGTAATGCGCCGTTTATTGTGTTTGATGATGCCGATATAGATGAGGCCGTGAAAGGGGCCGTAGTATCGAAGTACCGCCACAACGGGCAAACCTGTGTGTGCGTAAACCGCATACTGGTGCAAGACAGCGTGTATGACCAATTTGTAGAAAAGTTTACAAAGGCAGTACAGGAGTTAAAAACAGGCGATGTACTGGATACCGATGTACAGGTGGGGCCACTCATCAATGAGAAAGGGTTGAAAAAGGTAAAAGAACACATCCGAGATGCTGTAGACAAAGGTGCCAAGGTTATGACTGGTGGTGAAAGTATAGAAGGCTTGTTCTTTCAGCCAACTGTACTGGCAGAGGCTACACCAGATATGATTATTGCGCGGGAAGAAGTCTTCGGACCAGTGGCTCCTGTTTTCCGTTTTAGTACAGATGAAGAAGCCATTCAAATGGCGAACGACACTGAGTATGGGTTAGCTTCTTACTTCTACAGCAAAGACGTAAACCGCTGTTGGCGTGTGGCCGAGGCTCTGGAGTACGGCATGGTAGGCATTAACGAAGGTTTGATCTCAACAGAGGTAGCTCCTTTTGGAGGCATAAAAGAATCCGGGTTCGGGCGGGAAGGCTCAAAGTATGGCTTAGACTATTTTATGGAGATCAAGTACATGTGCTTTGGTGGAGTGAACAAATAA
- a CDS encoding DUF2911 domain-containing protein codes for MTKSSSFFFAFALSGLLFGCSQTPVEQEAPEQQAHHATAHQVKEEEGVLSIKAQSEPDTLKGSLKAEAHGKIGPAHFTIAYHSPAVRGRVIWGGLVAHNQVWVTGAHSATSLETDHPITIGGKEVPAGKYALFTIPGEQEWTVIINKNWNQHLTDDYSESEDMVRFTVKPEPAEHQERLRYQIVSEGDSKGTVVISWDKLKVALPVSA; via the coding sequence ATGACAAAATCATCCAGCTTTTTCTTCGCCTTTGCTTTAAGCGGCCTCCTGTTTGGCTGTAGCCAGACACCAGTAGAACAAGAAGCACCTGAACAGCAAGCTCACCATGCAACAGCTCATCAGGTTAAGGAGGAAGAGGGAGTTCTTTCCATAAAAGCACAGTCTGAGCCCGATACGCTGAAGGGTAGCCTGAAAGCGGAGGCGCACGGAAAAATTGGACCGGCTCATTTTACCATTGCTTACCACTCGCCAGCTGTGCGCGGAAGAGTGATTTGGGGCGGACTAGTGGCTCATAACCAGGTATGGGTAACAGGTGCCCACTCAGCAACCAGCCTCGAAACAGACCATCCAATCACTATAGGAGGAAAAGAGGTGCCAGCGGGAAAATATGCGCTGTTTACCATACCGGGTGAGCAGGAGTGGACAGTAATCATCAACAAGAACTGGAATCAACACCTTACCGACGACTACTCAGAAAGTGAGGATATGGTACGATTTACAGTGAAGCCTGAGCCTGCAGAACATCAGGAGCGTTTGCGTTACCAGATTGTTTCAGAAGGTGATAGCAAGGGAACTGTAGTTATCAGCTGGGATAAGCTGAAAGTGGCGTTACCGGTAAGTGCGTAA
- a CDS encoding four-helix bundle copper-binding protein, translating into MNKDLMSTLAQCAAACNHCAVSCLQEDNVKMMVDCIRLDLDCAAICKAALDYISRDSRYAGDILQQCAKICRDCGEECNKHEAEHCKMCAEACFKCAEACEQQVNV; encoded by the coding sequence ATGAACAAAGACTTAATGAGCACGCTAGCTCAATGTGCAGCTGCCTGCAACCATTGCGCAGTATCCTGTTTACAGGAAGACAATGTTAAAATGATGGTTGACTGTATCAGGTTAGACCTGGATTGTGCAGCGATTTGTAAAGCAGCTTTAGACTATATTTCACGCGACTCGCGTTATGCAGGTGATATACTGCAGCAGTGCGCCAAGATTTGCCGTGACTGTGGCGAAGAGTGTAACAAGCATGAAGCAGAGCATTGCAAAATGTGCGCTGAAGCCTGCTTTAAGTGCGCAGAGGCTTGTGAGCAGCAAGTAAACGTTTAG
- a CDS encoding DsbA family oxidoreductase, with amino-acid sequence MAKQNIKIDIVSDINCPWCYIGEQRLKKAMNTANEQYTFEVSFKPFELNAGIPQEGVDRLEYFKNSYGPSIVSQLDAMNERMTSAGAEEGVTFNFDKLATVNNTFNGHRLIWLANEYGVQKQVVNALFYSYFTEGKNMNDTAVLKGVGVANGIPAERLEGFFESEEGKAEVRKMEQWAQAAGITGVPAFIINDKYLVSGAQPAEAFQQVFSQVAPVLENIAVEGNSCGIDGCC; translated from the coding sequence ATGGCTAAGCAAAATATTAAAATAGACATTGTGTCTGATATCAACTGCCCTTGGTGCTACATCGGGGAGCAGCGCCTGAAAAAGGCGATGAATACAGCAAACGAGCAGTATACTTTTGAAGTTAGTTTTAAGCCTTTCGAGCTGAATGCAGGTATACCGCAAGAAGGCGTTGACAGGCTGGAGTACTTCAAGAACAGCTACGGCCCTTCTATCGTCTCACAGTTAGACGCTATGAACGAGCGTATGACGAGTGCTGGCGCAGAAGAAGGTGTAACTTTCAACTTCGACAAGCTGGCTACGGTTAACAATACGTTTAACGGTCACCGACTAATCTGGCTTGCCAACGAGTATGGTGTGCAGAAGCAGGTAGTTAATGCGCTTTTCTACAGCTACTTTACTGAAGGCAAAAACATGAACGACACAGCCGTACTAAAAGGGGTTGGTGTCGCTAATGGAATTCCTGCAGAGCGCCTGGAAGGATTCTTTGAAAGCGAAGAAGGTAAAGCAGAAGTGCGCAAGATGGAGCAGTGGGCACAAGCTGCTGGCATCACAGGTGTTCCAGCATTCATTATCAATGATAAATATTTAGTAAGCGGTGCCCAGCCAGCAGAAGCTTTCCAGCAAGTTTTCTCCCAAGTAGCTCCTGTGTTGGAAAACATAGCTGTAGAAGGAAACAGCTGCGGCATTGATGGTTGCTGCTAG
- a CDS encoding potassium channel family protein: MNILFLCLGTFIFLVTALDIIKTTLSTMGGGKLTNFITKRVWLIYFSASGKDGKSKLLSYAGPTILVSILLTWIIGLWSGLFLVLLSDADSIVNSQTKASASALEKLYYAGFTLSTLGIGDYIASNNTWRIVTGVAAFSGLAFITASITYFVPVLSAVGLQSKLSLYINSMGKSPQQILTNSWNGKSFSSFFDNTSDLCQMLMQHTMNHHSYPVIHYFHNSKPQHSIAPALVKLDETSKLLQHGIAGEEAINRLKLNMLQTTIDAFLDMVQGSFLRDTSTKEAAPTPNLLQLREGDMPLREQDETAQTFNTTLQERRKVLTALLEMDGWSWNDVYSS, translated from the coding sequence ATGAACATACTCTTCCTGTGCCTCGGTACATTCATTTTTCTTGTTACTGCACTGGATATTATCAAAACCACCCTGTCCACAATGGGTGGGGGCAAGCTAACTAATTTTATAACAAAACGGGTTTGGCTAATTTACTTTTCTGCCTCAGGTAAAGACGGTAAGTCGAAGCTGCTAAGTTATGCTGGCCCAACGATACTTGTTTCTATCCTACTAACATGGATTATTGGCTTGTGGTCAGGCCTTTTCCTGGTGTTACTTAGTGATGCGGACTCCATTGTAAACAGTCAGACAAAAGCCAGTGCAAGTGCCCTGGAAAAACTTTATTATGCTGGTTTTACACTTTCAACTTTAGGTATTGGAGATTATATCGCTTCTAATAATACCTGGCGGATTGTTACGGGTGTGGCAGCCTTCTCCGGACTTGCATTTATTACTGCCTCAATCACTTACTTTGTGCCGGTGCTTTCCGCTGTTGGTCTGCAAAGTAAACTCAGTCTCTACATTAACAGCATGGGCAAATCACCACAGCAGATCCTAACGAACAGCTGGAATGGGAAAAGCTTCTCTTCCTTTTTCGATAACACATCCGACTTATGCCAGATGCTTATGCAGCATACCATGAACCACCACTCCTACCCTGTTATTCACTACTTCCATAACAGTAAACCACAGCATAGCATTGCTCCAGCCTTGGTAAAGCTGGATGAAACAAGTAAGCTTCTGCAACATGGCATAGCAGGAGAAGAAGCGATTAATAGGTTAAAGCTAAACATGCTGCAAACAACCATCGATGCATTTCTGGATATGGTACAAGGTAGCTTTCTGAGGGATACATCCACCAAAGAGGCAGCTCCGACTCCTAACCTCCTGCAATTGCGAGAAGGAGACATGCCGCTAAGGGAGCAAGATGAAACAGCACAAACCTTCAACACAACCTTGCAAGAGCGGCGTAAAGTACTAACTGCACTACTGGAGATGGATGGCTGGTCGTGGAATGATGTATACAGTTCTTAA
- a CDS encoding DUF6122 family protein: protein MTFFSHISLGFIVHMVLHVLVPVAVAWFFYRHMFKRATLLMLSGLLIDLDHLLADQILDPNRCSVGYHLLHAYWLIPVYVLLALIPKTRLIGLGLVIHIILDWLDCLRQQLHLF, encoded by the coding sequence ATGACCTTTTTCTCGCACATTAGCTTAGGGTTTATAGTTCACATGGTCCTGCATGTATTAGTGCCTGTAGCTGTTGCATGGTTTTTTTATAGGCACATGTTCAAGCGGGCTACTTTACTGATGCTTTCAGGTCTTCTGATTGATTTAGATCATTTGTTAGCAGATCAGATTCTGGATCCGAACAGGTGCAGTGTAGGCTACCATCTACTCCATGCGTACTGGCTGATACCAGTGTATGTGCTGCTGGCGCTTATACCTAAAACAAGGCTGATAGGCTTAGGTCTGGTCATACACATCATACTGGACTGGCTGGATTGCTTAAGGCAGCAGTTGCATTTGTTCTAA
- a CDS encoding copper-translocating P-type ATPase — protein MNHDHHLHNHSSKKENQAKAGRVEERMEEKALHGHSHAMHGDTRHHPPHNDHSEHGGHGHDHHRMMIEDFKKRFWVSFVLSAPVIVLSPMVQHILGYTLEVPYSMYIAFVLSSIIFFYGGWPFLTGLAEEVKKGSPGMMTLIGVAISVAYLYSTAVTFGLEGMDFFWELATLIVVMLLGHWIEMRSVLGASKALELLVSMMPAEAQVIRDGQIYTVKVEELRQGDIILVKPGEKVPADGVVVQGESYLNESMLTGESKPVQKVKEDQVIGGSINGNGALQVRVVSTGKDSYLNKVIKLVQDAQKTKSETQRLADKAAKWLTYLALTAGFGTFGAWLIAGAELDFALERMVTVMVISCPHALGLAIPLVVAISTAVSANNGLLIRNRTAFENSRNITTIIFDKTGTLTQGSHEVAQVVVFQQAYSEKELLRLAAGVEQNSEHYISQGILNKAKAEGIAVPASDSFNYLPGKGLEGTVEGRDVKVVGPNYIKEYNVQVPQSQAEEGVETVVYVLVEGQVIGYITLRDQIRAESAEAIKVLKANGIKNLLLTGDNERVAKSVSEKLGMDGYLANVLPHQKQEKVKELQQQGEFVAMTGDGVNDAPALAQADVGIAVGSGTDVAAETADIILVNSNPQDIASLILFGKATYRKMIQNLIWATAYNIVALPLAAGVLYQQGIMISPAVGAALMSLSTVIVAINAQLLRRQIK, from the coding sequence ATGAACCACGATCATCACCTTCATAATCACAGCTCTAAAAAGGAAAACCAAGCCAAAGCTGGAAGAGTGGAAGAACGAATGGAGGAGAAAGCTCTCCATGGGCACAGCCACGCAATGCACGGAGATACGCGCCACCATCCACCGCACAATGACCATAGCGAACACGGCGGGCATGGGCATGATCATCACCGGATGATGATCGAGGACTTTAAAAAGCGCTTTTGGGTGTCGTTTGTACTTTCGGCACCAGTGATTGTGCTAAGCCCGATGGTGCAGCATATTTTGGGTTACACGCTCGAGGTGCCCTACAGCATGTACATTGCCTTTGTGCTTTCCAGCATCATTTTCTTTTACGGCGGCTGGCCTTTCCTAACGGGCTTGGCAGAAGAAGTCAAAAAAGGGTCCCCGGGTATGATGACGCTGATCGGGGTAGCCATTAGCGTAGCTTACCTCTACAGCACAGCCGTCACCTTTGGCCTGGAGGGGATGGACTTTTTCTGGGAGCTGGCTACACTGATCGTGGTCATGCTACTGGGCCACTGGATAGAGATGCGTTCGGTATTGGGTGCCTCCAAGGCGCTGGAGTTGCTCGTAAGCATGATGCCTGCTGAAGCGCAGGTAATCCGGGACGGGCAGATCTACACAGTAAAGGTGGAGGAACTGCGGCAGGGAGATATTATACTGGTAAAGCCCGGTGAGAAGGTACCTGCTGATGGCGTGGTTGTGCAGGGTGAAAGCTACCTGAATGAAAGCATGCTGACCGGCGAAAGCAAGCCAGTACAGAAGGTAAAAGAAGACCAGGTGATCGGAGGCTCCATCAACGGAAATGGCGCTTTGCAGGTGCGCGTGGTAAGTACCGGAAAAGACAGCTACCTGAATAAGGTTATTAAGCTGGTGCAGGATGCCCAGAAGACAAAGTCGGAGACGCAGCGGCTGGCTGATAAAGCAGCCAAATGGCTTACCTACCTGGCTTTAACCGCGGGCTTCGGTACGTTTGGCGCCTGGCTTATTGCCGGCGCGGAGTTGGACTTTGCCTTGGAGCGCATGGTAACGGTAATGGTAATCTCTTGCCCGCATGCCCTTGGCTTAGCCATTCCGCTGGTGGTGGCTATTTCTACAGCTGTGTCAGCCAACAATGGCCTGCTGATCCGCAACAGAACAGCCTTTGAAAACTCCCGCAATATCACCACCATCATCTTCGACAAGACAGGTACCCTAACACAAGGCTCCCATGAGGTAGCGCAGGTAGTGGTGTTTCAGCAGGCTTATAGCGAGAAAGAGCTGCTTAGGTTGGCAGCTGGCGTGGAGCAGAACTCCGAGCACTATATCTCTCAAGGCATCCTGAACAAGGCGAAGGCAGAAGGTATTGCCGTGCCCGCCTCGGATAGCTTCAATTACCTGCCCGGTAAAGGACTGGAAGGCACAGTGGAAGGACGCGATGTAAAAGTGGTTGGGCCGAATTACATCAAAGAATACAACGTACAGGTGCCCCAGAGCCAGGCGGAAGAGGGCGTGGAAACAGTAGTATATGTATTGGTAGAAGGCCAGGTGATAGGTTATATCACCCTCCGCGACCAGATACGTGCTGAATCCGCCGAGGCCATTAAGGTGCTGAAAGCGAACGGCATCAAAAATTTGCTGCTCACCGGCGACAATGAGCGGGTGGCCAAAAGCGTGAGCGAAAAGTTGGGCATGGATGGCTATCTGGCGAACGTATTGCCTCATCAGAAGCAGGAAAAGGTGAAAGAGCTACAGCAGCAGGGCGAGTTTGTGGCCATGACGGGCGACGGCGTGAACGATGCTCCCGCGCTGGCGCAGGCCGATGTAGGCATTGCGGTGGGCTCCGGCACGGATGTAGCTGCCGAAACAGCTGATATCATCTTGGTAAACAGTAATCCGCAGGACATCGCTTCGCTCATCCTCTTTGGCAAAGCCACCTACCGTAAAATGATCCAGAACCTGATCTGGGCCACAGCCTACAACATTGTAGCACTGCCCTTGGCGGCAGGTGTATTGTATCAGCAAGGCATTATGATTTCCCCTGCTGTAGGTGCAGCACTGATGAGCCTGAGTACTGTAATTGTAGCCATAAATGCTCAATTACTACGCAGGCAGATAAAGTAG